Sequence from the Pecten maximus chromosome 8, xPecMax1.1, whole genome shotgun sequence genome:
TCCGCATAGATTGAGAACGGAAAGGATTGGATTGTGTCGATTAATTGGCACGGCATGTgtgatacatatatgtgtatgtccTTGATGTTGTTTTACCGGTCTTTTTTCAATGACGTTATAATCTCATTAAGCTTCTATCGGTGCGTCACGCTCCAGCGAATGTAACCCAGCCAATTATATATAAGCATAGTATACATAGACCTAGCTAGCACGACTCAGGGAATAGAGCAACGACACGCTGGATGTTACCAAATCGATATCATTCTTGTTAAATTGTCGAACACAGTCCAACCTATTAGATTTTATCGGAATGTCAATGATTGCTTCTCATAGCTTTTAAAACAAAGTATAATTACAACATAAACGTGTTTCtcaatacatgtaatagacaGAAATGGACGTAGAACTAGTCGAGGAAAAGCCATGCGACAACATGAAAGAGATCATTCATATTAATCTTAGAGGTACGAGATTTTCGACAACCAGATCGACACTGAGTAGACTTCCAGTGTCTATACCCGAGGACGAGAGGGGTATTTATGATGCAAGCAATAATGAGTACTTCTTTAACAGAAACCCTGGCATCTTTCACGAGATCCTTGACTATTGTGAAACAGGACGTCTTCACCTCCCCGAGAATGTCTGTTCTCAGAGTAGTCGGGAGGAGCTGGCTTTCTGGGGAATCCCTCAAGATTGTGTCCAACAATGCTGCTGGAAAGCTTTCTATAAAATCGACGATGAGATGGACGTACTAGACAAACTGTTGAGATACCTTCCTTTGGAAACTGATTCGACACGTGCGCAATCTAAGTTCCAGAGGTCTTCGTTCGGAAACTTTCAAGCAAGGTCGTGGCGTTTTCTCCATGACTGGAACTATTCTCGGGCTGCCAAGGTACTGTAATATGGTTGATTATGTTACAGTTTTCCATTGTAATTGTCAAAGTAAATTCAGAACAAACAACTAAACGAAATTGTACtatattgaagttttatttGATTAATACATTCTTCTACTAATGCTTTTTCGTTTATCATATTAATTTTATAATGTCACCATCATACGTtgatatatcactggtacgATAACAAGCTACTTGGATTAAAGTAAATATATACGACAATCAATCtaaaatatcataaaacttTCACCtttgttatttttgataatgaccatagctTAAATGTTATAAAAGCACGtatttaaatttagaaaaatacCTATATGTTTCCTGGTCATGTTTAGGAGGAGTCGTTGCTTTGTGCTCCATACTATTTTACTTTGCTATTGTATTTTAGGCGAAAGCAAATTTAAAGGTTCTTAATTTCTATGCTTACCAGTATTTCGTTAATTGCCTTGTATGAATTACGTTATCTTAAACTTAACCAAATACCTCATTAGAAATGTGTATATTTTCTAACAGGGGCAAGAATATGTTTACCTTATCTCAATAAGATACCAGTCAcctagatacatgtaaatataccacatcattTGTGGTTGCAATATATTTAATTagaaaatacagtaaaaatcTTATGTTGTTTTCTTGGGTTCTTATGGTCCGGTTGTTCTAACGTCAGAAACATGGAGTACATGTTTTTTGACCTGTACATGATCATTTCTTATCCAGTCAGAACAAGGGGGAAACTTAACACACGTAGTAACAATACTAATGATATATGATCAGCGTCCTATGAAAGAAAACACTATATCGAAtttattattaacattatttttcaaaGGCATTAAGATAAAAGGTGTAACCTACAATGGAGCATATATTGTTAGGCATGCAACATTTCTAGTCGAAGGTATATTGGTTGACCTTGGTAACACCTATGTAAACAAATTGTACCTCTATCCTTGTCTATTTGATTTAGCTTCCATATGAggctacatgtatttataggaTACCTTGCAAAGTCCTTCAATTTCACCAATCGATCAACAGAAGGGTCAGATAATCAAGAATGTCCCCTGAGGTTtaatgatttctctgtcacattCTCAAGGTAGGAGATGATTATTTTTCTACCATCAGATGTATTTTCCAGTTGTTCCAAATATGTGAATGATGATGACAAATCTGTAAATAATGAGAGACGAATTTATTAATAATGGGAGGCAAATCAGTGAATAATTAGAGACACATCTGTGAATAATGAGAAGATAATCTGTATTTGAATGATGGAAGACAAATCTGTGAATAGTGGGAgacaaaaatgtcaataatgGAAGACAAATCTGTGAATGGTGGGAAACAAATCTGTTATCAATCGGCAATAAATATGTGACTGATTGGAGACAAATCTGTAACAAATGAGAGAGAAATATGTGAATAACGGAAGACAATGAATAATGGGAGATAAATCTGGGAATGACGGATTGATTAGAGAAatattgacgatgtgttatCTTAAAATAGACGCTACCATTAATCTTTAGACTTAGCCTTTAACTAGGATTTGCACCATATTTACAGGGCGGGTGTCGTCACTGAAGTACAATacacttatttatatatatttgttttgcatcGTCTTCTATTGATGAAGTATTGTCATATCCTGACATCACAATCGATTTCTGTCTGATGCAGCTAAAGAAAAactaaataatgtaaaaatattcCAGTGGCATTTAAAAATCGTTACTTTGGCCGATTCACTTAATAATAGGCCGATTGTGAGATACAATTCAAGATCAATATGtaattttatttcttgtttttgtgaGATCGCGTTATTGTTTGCATTTTAATACGCACTTTATTATAGGAATCTAAATATAGCAAGTGCCATTACCATGCTCAGCTTTCAACGAAGTGGGTTTGATAGTTTTGGTTTTTAAAGATAAAGAATATCTTGAATTATCAGCTTTTATATTCTAGGAAAACTGTCATTTGCTTCAGCAATGTTAGTAGtatttgtttgtacattgtaagcggtaaatataaaacaaatccaGATAAAGAGTAGTATtatttgtttgtacattgtaagCGGTAAATATGAACATTTCCAGATAAAGAGTAgtattatttgtttgtatattgtaagcgttaaatataaaaaaaaatccagataaAGAGTAGTATtatttgtttgtacattgtaagCGGTAAATATGAACATTTCCAGATAAAGAGTAATATTATTAGTCTGTACATTGTAAGCGGTAACAATGTAAACTTCAAGATTAAGAGAAATATTGGTGATTTATGCCATGGTTGATATCGGATACtttttcagtattgttgatgaTTAAGATCTTCATCGACATCTATTGATCCTCGCCTACTTGTACAAACATCCGTATATATACAgcttacatttatttatatccCGGTTTACAATAGAAGATGGCTTGTTCTGACACTATGTAAATGTTATAGACATGTTTCAAGGCTTCAGGTTTCGCTATAATCACATACGAACAAAAGTACTGTTTTGTTACATCATGTTTAATCTTCTCGACACGAAATCTTGTGATTCGCCCATACTTAATACATTGGAAGTCCTCAGCAACACAATACttcaatacaaataatatctgttatttttcattatgaaaaaaacaacttaattcTGATGAGCATTAGAATACAGAATGTCCTGAGGTAGTACAATAAACGTGCCACATTGTATGGAACAATCTATATCTGTTTTGTATCAAGCCCTGGCTCATAGAATTTCGAGACTTGTGTACGTCTTTATTGAACGTATTCTGTCATTTTACGTTGTTTAATACTAATTAACTACGTGTGAGGGTGACGACACTCGTCCTGTTTGGTTAGGGTAATGTATAACCATGGAGGTATTGATAACTCATGTGAATATTTCGCTTTACTGACGACTATTCAAGGTGTTCTGGTCATCTTAAAAAGTTTACCTACTGAATGCAATATATAGATAAACCGGAAAATAATTGTTCACCCAATCGACCATCAATACTCACCGTCAAAgttctgtttatttttaaacatgttcCAATATAAAAATGcgtgtacatatataaatcgATATTTTGAAGTACTATTAACAATTCGTCGAAGGCAGTTCGCCCAAACATCTCTGAATGCTCTTTGTGATACACATAAATGTACATATCCATAGTCTTATTTACTCGTTAATTAGCAAATACCATACACGTATCTTTGGCTTGAACACTTCCTACTCATACTTAAATCATGTATACTTCGTTAGAAAACGTTAGGGTTGAGTTAAATTCTATAGAGTCCATTGTCACCTTTCGCAttcattatgtattattttcatGAGACAGCGCTATGGATTGTTCATCACAATCTACAACGGCAGTATAAGATGCATACCATATAAATAGTTTAATTCCCTGAAGGCAGACACCATCAGATATTGGCGTTTCGTGAAATGATATTGATTTGGGGTCCGATCATGGGAGAGAAGTAGGCGGTACTGCTAACCAAATCAGGTGATCTTTATACACAGACTTTttgggttgagatccccctgtctcaggtcatagtgacgtcaccctatcgagaacaagagcacgttctaagagcacgtgtagcttgtcttttccctagggtgagataagaaaatctcaccccggcaaaactgcggatatccctgtccagggtgagaGAAAAAATCATCCCCCATCTTGGTATTCATGTGcacaatagaaaaaaatatccaaaaGGTTCGTCATTGTTTACTGTGTCAGAAGcgtcatgtacatgtagaatatatgttttgtaattatTGATACAAAAAACCTGTGTACTCCACATGGCATTTTGACTGTATGCTGTTAACGTagtatactgtactgtatacactttACTTACTAAGTTCAACAAAACTTATACACTTAACCAAACAAGTTCAACAAAATGGTATAcactttaaacaatattttcgAAATAACTCTAAACATTTGACACAGTATTTAAAACATAGCTATATGCACTTTACACACTATTTTCAACATAACTGTGTACACTTTACACAGTCTTTTAAACataactgtatgtatattttacaaaatatttcaaacataactgtatacactttacacaatatttcaaacataactGTTTACACTTTACACAAAATTTTAAACATAACTTTGTACACTTTACACAGTATTTTAATCATAACTGTGTACACATTACACAATATGTTTAACATAACTGTATACACTTTAcacaatattttaaacataactGTTTACACTTTACACAGTATGTTAAACATAACTGTGTACACTTTACACAGTATTTTCAACATAACTGTATACACTTTACACAGTATTTTAAACATAACTGTATACACTTTACACTCTATTTTAAACATAACTGTATACACtttacatattatttcaaacaTAACTCTATACACTTTACACATTACTTTACACATAACagtaaatatttacacattattgtaaacataactgtatatatttacacaattttcaaacataactgtatacactttacacagtattttaaacataactgtatacactttacatattatttcaaacaTAACTGTATACACTTTACACAGTATTTTTAACATAACTGTATACACTTTACACAGTATTTCAAACATAACTGTACACACATTAcacagtattttcaatataactatatatactttacaaattactttacacataactgtatgtatatttacacattattttaaacataactgtatatattttacacagtttttaaatataactgtatacactttACACAGTATTTTAATCATAACTGTTTACACtttacatattattttaaacaaaactgtTTACACTTTAcacaatatttcaaacataactGTGTATACTTTACACAATGTTTCAAACATAACTGTACACACTTTACacattattttaaacataactgtatatattgataaaattttcAAGCATAACTGTGTACACTTTACACAGTTTTTCAAACATAACTGTACACACATTAcacagtattttcaatataactatatacactttacacgatattttaaaaataactgtATACACTTTACACAGTAGTATCGTTTACACTATAcacaatatttaaaacataactGTGTACACATTACACAATATGTTTAACATAACTGTATACACTTTAcacaatattttaaacataactGTTTACACTTTACACAGTATGTTAAACATAACTGTGTACACTTTACACAGTATTTTCAACATAACTGTATACACTTTACACAGTATTTTAAACATAACTGTATACACTTTACACTCTATTTTAAACATAACTGTTTACACTTTACACAGTATGTTAAACATAACTGTGTACACTTTACACAGTATTTTCAACATAACTGTATACACTTTACACAGTATTTTAAACATAACTGTGTACACTTTACACATTACTTTACACATAACagtaaatatttacacattattgtaaacataactgtatatatttacacaattttcaaacataactgtatacactttacacagtattttaaacataactgtatacactttacatattatttcaaacataactgtatacactttacacagtatttttaacataactgtatacactttacacagtatttttaacataactgtatacactttacacattattttaaacataactgtatacactttacatattatttcaaatcAAACATAACTCTATACACTTTACACATTACTTTACACATAACagtaaatatttacacattattgtaaacataactgtatatatttacacaattttcaaacataactgtatacactttacacagtattttaaacataactgtatacactttacatattatttcaaacataactgtatacactttacacagtatttttaacataactgtatacactttacacagtatttttaacataactgtatacactttacacattatttcaaacataactgtttacactttacacagtatttttaacataactgtatacactttacacagtatttttaacataactgtatacactttacacattatttcaaacataactgtacacacattacacagtattttcaatataactatatatactttacaaattactttacacataactgtatgtatatttacacattattttaaacataactgtatatattttacacagttttcaaatataactgtatacactttacacagtattttaaacaaaactgtGTACACTTTACACAGTATTTTAATCATAACTGTGTACACtttacatattattttaaacaaaactgtTTACACTTTAcacaatatttcaaacataactGTGTATACTTTACACAATGTTTCAAACATAACTGTACACACTTTacacattattttaaatataactgtatatattgataaaattttcAAGCATAACTGTGTACACTTTACACAGTTTTTCAAACATAACTGTACACACATTAcacagtattttcaatataactatatacactttacacgatattttaaaaataactgtATACACTTGACACAGTAGTTTCGTTTACACTATAcacaatatttaaaacataactGTGTACACTTTACACAGTATCTTTAACATAAAAACTGTATACACTTTAcacaatattttaaacataactGTATACACTTTACACAGTATTGTCAAAATAACTGTTTACACTTTACACAGTATTTTAAACATAACTGTATACACTTTACACAGTATTTCAAACATAACTGTTTACACTTTACACAGTATTTTAAACATAACTGTGTACACTTTACACAGTATTTTAAACATAACTGTATACACTTTAcacaatatttcaaacataactGTATACAATTTACACAGTATTTTAAACATAACTGTGTACACTTTACACAGTATTTTAAACATAACTGTATACACTTTAcacaatatttcaaacataactgtttacactttacacagtattttaaacataactgtatacactttacacaatatttcaaacataactgtatacactttacacaatatttcaaacataactGTACACACTTTACACAGTATTTTAAACATAACTTTGTACACTTTAcacaatattttaaacataacttTGTACACTTCAcacaatattttaaacataactGTACACACTTTACACAGTATTTTAATCATAACTGTGTACACTTTAcacaatattttaaacataacttTGTACACTTTAcacaatattttaaacataactGTGTACACTTAACACAGTATTTTAATCATAACTGTATACACTTTTCACATTACTTTACGCATAACCGTGTACACTTTACACAGTATTTCAAACATAACTGTTTACACTTTACACAGTAGTTTTGTTATAACTTTACACGTTAcacaatattttaaacataactGTACACACTTTACACAGTATTTTAATGATAACTGTGTACACTTTAcacaatattttaaacataacttTGTACACTTCAcacaatattttaaacataactGTGTACACTTTACACAGTATTTTAAACATAACTGTTTACACTTTACACAGTATTTTAAACATAACTGTATACACTTTACACAGTATTTTAAT
This genomic interval carries:
- the LOC117332277 gene encoding potassium voltage-gated channel subfamily C member 1-like, which produces MDVELVEEKPCDNMKEIIHINLRGTRFSTTRSTLSRLPVSIPEDERGIYDASNNEYFFNRNPGIFHEILDYCETGRLHLPENVCSQSSREELAFWGIPQDCVQQCCWKAFYKIDDEMDVLDKLLRYLPLETDSTRAQSKFQRSSFGNFQARSWRFLHDWNYSRAAKVL